From Nocardioides sp. HDW12B, the proteins below share one genomic window:
- the recR gene encoding recombination mediator RecR, whose protein sequence is MYEGIVQDLIDELGRLPGVGPKSAQRIAFHLLQADPVDVRRLAEILVQVKEKVRFCAVCGNVAEEETCRICRDPRRDATLLCVVEEPKDVVAIERTREFRGRYHVLGGAISPMDGIGPEQLRTRELMTRLADGTVLEVILATDPNLEGEATATYLTRLLRDLGLRVTRLASGLPVGGDLEYADEVTLGRAFEGRRAVHG, encoded by the coding sequence ATGTACGAAGGCATCGTCCAGGACCTCATCGACGAGCTGGGTCGCCTGCCCGGCGTCGGGCCGAAGAGCGCCCAGCGCATCGCCTTCCACCTGCTCCAGGCCGACCCGGTCGACGTCCGTCGGCTCGCCGAGATCCTCGTGCAGGTGAAGGAGAAGGTCCGCTTCTGCGCCGTGTGCGGCAACGTCGCCGAGGAGGAGACCTGCCGCATCTGCCGCGACCCGCGGCGCGACGCGACCCTGCTGTGCGTGGTCGAGGAGCCGAAGGACGTCGTCGCCATCGAGCGCACGCGCGAGTTCCGGGGGCGCTACCACGTCCTGGGGGGAGCGATCTCGCCGATGGACGGCATCGGCCCCGAGCAGCTGCGCACCCGCGAGCTGATGACGCGGCTCGCCGACGGCACCGTCCTCGAGGTCATCCTGGCCACCGACCCCAACCTCGAGGGGGAGGCGACCGCGACGTACCTCACGCGACTTCTGCGCGATCTGGGCTTGCGCGTGACGCGTCTGGCGAGTGGACTGCCTGTAGGTGGAGACCTGGAGTACGCCGACGAGGTGACTCTGGGCCGCGCGTTCGAAGGAAGGAGAGCCGTCCATGGGTGA
- a CDS encoding YbaB/EbfC family nucleoid-associated protein, which translates to MTETNPFGGGFDMNALLEQAQAMQQQMVSAQERLAEAEIEGTVADGLVTVTVDGTGEMRGVKIRANSFDPGDTEDLEDLIIAAYRDARSKADAAAAEAFGPLAGGLGGLTGGDGAGLPGLGALGGDAVPGETDRGPEGSGGSRSLGF; encoded by the coding sequence ATGACTGAGACCAACCCGTTCGGAGGCGGCTTCGACATGAACGCCCTGCTCGAGCAGGCCCAGGCCATGCAGCAGCAGATGGTCTCCGCGCAGGAGCGCCTCGCCGAGGCCGAGATCGAGGGCACCGTCGCCGACGGTCTCGTCACCGTGACCGTCGACGGGACCGGCGAGATGCGCGGCGTGAAGATCCGCGCGAACTCCTTCGACCCCGGTGACACCGAGGACCTCGAGGACCTGATCATCGCGGCCTACCGCGACGCGCGGTCGAAGGCCGACGCCGCGGCCGCGGAGGCCTTCGGCCCCCTCGCCGGCGGTCTGGGCGGCCTCACCGGCGGTGACGGCGCCGGTCTGCCCGGCCTCGGGGCGCTCGGCGGCGACGCCGTGCCGGGCGAGACCGACCGCGGCCCCGAAGGGTCCGGGGGCAGTCGCTCCCTCGGCTTCTGA